A section of the Dehalobacter sp. DCM genome encodes:
- the cbiD gene encoding cobalt-precorrin-5B (C(1))-methyltransferase CbiD produces MDQAELYVLKQNKKLRCGFTTGSCAAAAAKAGTVMLLSGELCTEIAIATPKGIVTTMKVLEIQRDDHQVTCAVKKNSGDDPDVTDGILIFATVAKAQEQAIRVDGGTGVGRVTKPGLACPVGEAAINPVPRSMIIAEAEKVCNALGYEGGLTITISVPEGEAVARKTFNPRLGIVGGISILGTSGMVEPMSEKALIDTVRLEMNQQKEKGCRHLLVCPGNYGETFARGTLGLQNTLVQCSNYIGEMLDFTVELGFDSLLLIGHAGKLVKLAAGIMNTHSRYADCRMEVIAVHAALHGASREIVQEIMRCLTAPEAVAVLDRYGLRNDVFASIMLKINDYVHYRLQNKVKAGVILYTNEQGILGKTPEADEIINKLKRMETA; encoded by the coding sequence ATGGACCAGGCAGAACTTTATGTCCTCAAACAAAATAAAAAACTGCGCTGCGGCTTCACGACAGGATCCTGCGCGGCGGCAGCAGCCAAAGCCGGAACTGTGATGCTGCTGAGCGGCGAACTGTGTACGGAAATAGCCATTGCTACACCGAAAGGCATCGTCACCACGATGAAAGTACTGGAAATACAGCGGGATGATCATCAGGTGACCTGTGCCGTCAAAAAAAACAGCGGCGATGATCCGGATGTGACCGACGGGATCCTCATTTTCGCTACGGTTGCCAAAGCGCAAGAGCAGGCTATTCGCGTCGACGGCGGCACGGGAGTTGGCCGGGTCACAAAGCCCGGACTGGCCTGCCCAGTAGGAGAAGCAGCAATCAATCCGGTTCCCCGAAGTATGATCATCGCGGAAGCAGAGAAAGTCTGCAACGCGCTGGGCTATGAGGGTGGTCTCACTATTACGATTTCTGTTCCGGAAGGGGAAGCGGTTGCCAGGAAAACTTTCAATCCCCGTTTGGGTATCGTCGGCGGGATTTCGATTTTGGGGACTTCCGGCATGGTTGAACCCATGAGCGAGAAAGCGTTGATCGATACGGTTCGGCTTGAGATGAACCAGCAAAAGGAAAAGGGCTGCCGCCATCTGTTGGTGTGCCCGGGAAACTACGGGGAAACATTTGCCCGCGGGACATTAGGATTACAGAATACCTTGGTCCAGTGCAGTAACTATATTGGTGAAATGCTCGATTTTACCGTGGAATTGGGCTTTGACAGCCTGCTTTTGATCGGACATGCCGGAAAACTGGTTAAGCTGGCTGCCGGTATCATGAATACCCATTCTCGCTATGCGGACTGCCGGATGGAGGTTATCGCCGTTCATGCAGCCCTTCACGGTGCTTCGCGGGAGATCGTTCAGGAGATCATGCGTTGTCTGACAGCACCGGAAGCGGTTGCCGTTTTGGACCGCTATGGCCTCCGCAACGATGTATTCGCGTCGATTATGTTAAAAATCAATGACTATGTACATTACCGTCTGCAAAACAAAGTGAAAGCCGGTGTGATCTTGTACACTAACGAACAGGGCATCTTGGGCAAAACTCCGGAAGCAGATGAAATCATAAATAAGCTTAAAAGGATGGAAACAGCATGA
- the cobI gene encoding precorrin-2 C(20)-methyltransferase gives MNAALYGIGVGPGDFELMTLKAIRIIKEADLIAVPRTDEKEMTAWNIAKQAVDLSQKEILELYMPMTRDAQILAQSHQKAAELIMDQLKQNRSVAFLTLGDPSIYSTYIYLHNRVLDAGYDARLIPGVPSFCAVAARLNTPLCEGAQPLHIIPASYEGSFDYLSWGGTKVLMKSGKEFSNVKEELLSRDLVEDTQMVECCGMPTERVYHDIRNAKGKASYFSTIIVKEKEITK, from the coding sequence ATGAACGCAGCATTATATGGAATAGGCGTTGGGCCTGGGGACTTTGAACTAATGACGCTGAAGGCGATACGGATCATCAAAGAAGCAGACCTGATTGCTGTTCCGCGTACCGATGAAAAAGAAATGACCGCCTGGAATATCGCTAAGCAGGCCGTTGATCTTTCCCAAAAAGAAATACTCGAACTCTATATGCCGATGACCCGGGATGCTCAAATACTGGCACAAAGCCATCAAAAAGCGGCTGAGCTCATCATGGACCAGCTCAAACAGAACAGGTCGGTGGCGTTTCTGACCCTCGGGGACCCGTCAATCTACTCGACATATATTTATTTGCACAACCGAGTACTGGATGCGGGTTATGATGCCCGGCTGATACCGGGAGTCCCCTCTTTCTGCGCAGTTGCCGCCCGGCTCAACACCCCCCTTTGCGAGGGAGCGCAGCCGCTGCACATTATTCCGGCATCCTATGAGGGATCCTTCGATTATCTGAGTTGGGGCGGGACCAAGGTCCTAATGAAATCCGGCAAAGAATTCAGCAACGTGAAGGAAGAATTGCTCAGCAGAGACCTGGTTGAGGATACCCAGATGGTAGAATGCTGCGGTATGCCCACGGAGAGAGTGTATCATGATATCCGAAATGCCAAGGGGAAAGCAAGCTATTTTTCGACGATCATTGTCAAAGAAAAGGAGATCACCAAATGA
- the cobM gene encoding precorrin-4 C(11)-methyltransferase: MIYFVGAGPGAVDLITVRGRTLLEQADVVIYAGSLVNPEHLSVTKKECVIYDSAKMTLEDVIAVMVPAERAGKKVVRLHTGDPSIYGAIREQMDLLDEEKIPYEVVPGVSSFFGAAASLKKEYTLPDISQTVIITRMEGRTPVPPKEDIALLASHQATMAIFLSTGMLDNLSAKLIAGGYTADTPTAIVYKATWPDEKHFHCTVGTLAQTARDNQITKTALILVGWFLGDVYDRSKLYDPTFTHEFREGNDSRS, encoded by the coding sequence ATGATTTATTTTGTTGGAGCCGGTCCGGGAGCAGTTGATTTGATTACCGTGCGCGGCAGAACGCTCTTAGAACAGGCCGATGTTGTCATCTATGCCGGTTCATTGGTTAATCCGGAACATTTGAGCGTTACAAAAAAAGAATGTGTCATTTACGACAGTGCGAAAATGACGTTGGAAGACGTGATCGCAGTGATGGTTCCTGCCGAACGGGCTGGAAAAAAAGTGGTTCGCCTGCATACCGGTGATCCGAGCATTTACGGTGCGATCCGTGAACAAATGGATCTGCTCGATGAAGAAAAAATTCCTTACGAAGTGGTTCCCGGAGTCAGCTCTTTTTTCGGTGCAGCTGCCTCCCTAAAGAAAGAATATACCTTACCGGACATCAGTCAGACTGTGATCATCACCCGGATGGAAGGCAGAACTCCGGTACCACCGAAAGAAGATATTGCGCTATTGGCATCCCATCAGGCCACCATGGCGATTTTTCTCAGTACCGGGATGCTGGATAATTTAAGTGCTAAGCTGATCGCAGGCGGTTATACAGCTGACACACCGACGGCCATCGTCTATAAGGCCACATGGCCCGACGAGAAACATTTCCATTGTACGGTAGGGACCTTGGCCCAAACAGCCCGCGACAATCAGATCACCAAGACCGCGTTGATTCTCGTAGGATGGTTTTTGGGGGATGTCTACGACCGTTCCAAACTCTATGATCCGACATTTACCCATGAATTTCGGGAAGGTAACGATTCGCGATCTTGA
- a CDS encoding cobalt-precorrin 5A hydrolase produces MKIGILAFTVNGADLAQKIKKVFASQGDEARCYLPEKLCGQIGGTELAEPILPDLISFTGRLFTANEALVFVGACGIAVRAIAPFVRDKTADPAIICLDEKGKFVIPLLSGHIGGANRLADRIAESLQAVPVLTTATDVNNLFAVDEWAAVHDAWISDMKAAKEISARLLAAKPVGFYSELKIEGKLPRLIQKDRPDLDLGICVSLNAKIHPFTHTLNIVPRTVYLGIGCRRGTPQKEIGELVLEQLEKNRISPEAVAGIASIDLKEDEQGLQDFAAQNSLPLHFYTKDQLLTVPGNYTESEFVSTITGVGNVCERAAVLASAGGSLISPKVSAHGVTVALAQKEWRVSFEY; encoded by the coding sequence ATGAAAATAGGCATCCTGGCCTTTACGGTCAACGGTGCGGATCTCGCACAGAAAATAAAAAAGGTGTTTGCATCCCAGGGTGATGAAGCCCGCTGTTATCTGCCGGAAAAACTTTGCGGACAAATCGGCGGCACGGAGCTGGCAGAGCCGATCCTGCCTGATTTAATAAGCTTCACGGGCAGACTGTTTACGGCGAATGAGGCCTTGGTATTTGTCGGGGCCTGTGGGATCGCAGTGCGGGCCATCGCCCCCTTCGTCCGGGATAAGACGGCCGATCCGGCAATTATATGCCTTGATGAAAAGGGAAAGTTTGTCATTCCGCTTTTGTCCGGTCATATTGGCGGTGCCAATAGGCTGGCCGACAGGATTGCTGAGTCGCTGCAGGCCGTCCCGGTGCTTACTACCGCTACAGATGTCAACAATCTCTTTGCCGTTGACGAATGGGCCGCAGTCCATGATGCCTGGATATCCGATATGAAAGCAGCGAAAGAAATCTCAGCGCGGCTGCTGGCAGCTAAGCCTGTGGGCTTTTACAGCGAACTGAAAATTGAAGGAAAATTGCCCCGACTAATCCAAAAGGATCGACCTGACCTTGATCTTGGCATTTGTGTTTCGCTGAATGCCAAGATACACCCATTTACACACACGTTGAATATTGTTCCGCGGACGGTATATCTCGGGATCGGCTGCCGGCGAGGTACGCCGCAGAAAGAGATCGGAGAGCTCGTATTGGAGCAGCTGGAAAAAAACAGGATCAGTCCCGAGGCGGTTGCAGGGATTGCCAGCATCGACCTTAAGGAAGATGAACAGGGTTTGCAGGACTTTGCTGCCCAAAATAGCCTGCCGCTGCATTTTTATACGAAAGACCAGCTTCTTACCGTACCGGGTAACTATACAGAGTCAGAATTTGTCAGCACGATTACCGGTGTCGGTAATGTTTGTGAACGGGCTGCCGTACTGGCAAGCGCCGGTGGGAGCCTGATCAGTCCGAAAGTATCCGCTCATGGGGTGACCGTTGCTCTGGCCCAGAAGGAATGGAGGGTTAGCTTTGAATATTAG
- the hemA gene encoding glutamyl-tRNA reductase — translation MNIRMIGIDHEKASLKERELFAFTPTQSRQAMEAVVKRDGMEGAVIISTCNRTELWLSEKEGYMVDLAQVLCDLKNLEKTERENYEHLFVLRRSQEAYVHLFQTACGLKSQIWGESQILSQIKNAIEEAREANTADLYLEKLFQMAVTSAKKVKTEIKLTATDVSVATKALERIQEVVPSLVNKRCLVIGNGEMGKIVASQLALCGAEVYITLRQHNHKTYVLPKRCKGVDYEERYAEMAEMDIVVSVTSSPHYTVKAEALAEVLAPGYGTKVFCDLAVPRDIEPTVREIDNIILLDMDSLGLAKAELRNKRSLAAANAIIEEHIAKFIASFEIRNYLPLLQNISSSASEKICRNLQKDLENLDLSDQEKTAFENRLAQVAEKVVSSVLYGFRDSIDRDLWNECFTNLEKVIR, via the coding sequence TTGAATATTAGAATGATCGGCATCGATCATGAAAAAGCGTCCTTAAAGGAACGTGAACTGTTTGCCTTTACGCCGACTCAAAGCAGACAAGCGATGGAGGCTGTTGTCAAAAGGGACGGTATGGAAGGGGCCGTGATTATTTCCACCTGTAACCGTACGGAGCTATGGCTCAGCGAAAAAGAGGGTTACATGGTTGATTTGGCCCAAGTTCTATGTGACCTGAAAAACTTGGAGAAGACAGAACGGGAAAACTATGAGCACCTCTTTGTCCTTCGCCGTTCCCAAGAAGCGTATGTTCACCTTTTTCAGACGGCCTGCGGACTCAAGTCCCAAATTTGGGGCGAAAGCCAGATTTTGTCCCAAATCAAAAACGCCATCGAGGAAGCCAGAGAAGCCAACACAGCGGACCTTTATTTGGAAAAGCTGTTCCAGATGGCAGTGACCTCTGCCAAGAAAGTTAAAACAGAGATTAAGCTGACCGCAACCGATGTGTCGGTGGCGACCAAAGCGCTGGAGAGAATTCAGGAAGTTGTGCCCTCTCTGGTGAATAAACGCTGTCTGGTCATCGGCAACGGCGAGATGGGAAAGATCGTCGCCAGCCAGTTAGCATTGTGCGGCGCAGAGGTTTATATTACCTTAAGACAGCATAATCATAAGACATATGTCTTACCGAAGCGTTGCAAGGGTGTAGATTATGAAGAACGTTATGCTGAAATGGCGGAAATGGATATTGTGGTCAGTGTGACGTCCAGCCCGCATTATACCGTGAAAGCGGAGGCCTTGGCTGAAGTCCTGGCCCCCGGGTATGGAACAAAAGTTTTTTGTGACCTGGCCGTGCCGCGGGATATTGAACCTACGGTGCGTGAAATAGATAATATCATTTTACTGGATATGGACAGTCTGGGACTGGCGAAGGCAGAGCTTCGAAATAAGCGTTCTTTAGCTGCAGCAAATGCCATCATTGAGGAACATATCGCGAAGTTTATCGCCTCCTTTGAAATCCGGAACTATCTGCCCCTTTTGCAAAACATATCCAGTTCAGCTTCGGAAAAAATCTGCCGCAACTTGCAAAAAGATCTGGAGAATCTCGATTTAAGTGATCAGGAAAAGACGGCATTTGAAAACCGATTGGCCCAAGTCGCAGAAAAAGTAGTCAGCTCGGTACTGTATGGATTCAGAGACAGTATTGATCGCGATCTTTGGAATGAGTGTTTTACAAATTTAGAGAAAGTGATAAGGTAA
- the cobJ gene encoding precorrin-3B C(17)-methyltransferase: MKIYVVGLGPGGPEQMTNRALEALRESDILVGYTFYIDLIKDQFPGKEIIATPMKREVDRCRTAIEKALAGATVAVVSSGDAGVYGMAGIVLELAEPYPMLEVEVIPGITAACSGAAVLGAPLIHDFAVISLSDLLTPWEKIEARLAAAAQGDFVIVLYNPSSMKRHDYLQRACDIVMRHQSNGVPSGIVRSIGRDGENYELVSSLTELREKKVDMFTTVIIGNSQTRIIHNKLVTPRGYKK; encoded by the coding sequence ATGAAAATATATGTGGTAGGCTTAGGACCGGGCGGTCCGGAACAAATGACCAACCGTGCGCTGGAGGCACTCCGGGAAAGTGACATCTTAGTTGGCTATACGTTCTATATCGATTTGATCAAGGATCAATTCCCCGGGAAAGAAATAATTGCCACCCCGATGAAAAGAGAAGTCGACCGCTGTCGGACAGCCATCGAAAAGGCTTTGGCGGGTGCGACAGTGGCAGTGGTTTCCAGCGGCGATGCCGGAGTGTATGGTATGGCAGGGATCGTACTGGAACTTGCCGAGCCTTATCCCATGCTGGAGGTTGAGGTCATTCCGGGAATTACCGCTGCCTGCAGCGGGGCCGCCGTTCTTGGAGCGCCTCTCATCCATGATTTTGCCGTGATTAGTCTCAGTGATTTATTAACGCCCTGGGAAAAGATCGAAGCCCGGTTGGCGGCGGCAGCCCAGGGGGATTTTGTTATTGTACTCTATAATCCGTCAAGCATGAAACGGCACGATTATTTGCAAAGAGCGTGTGATATTGTAATGCGTCATCAAAGCAATGGTGTACCGTCGGGTATTGTGCGCAGTATTGGCAGAGACGGCGAAAACTACGAGCTTGTCTCCAGTTTGACGGAATTACGAGAGAAAAAAGTGGATATGTTTACGACGGTCATTATTGGAAATTCGCAGACACGGATCATTCATAACAAACTGGTGACACCAAGGGGATATAAAAAATGA
- the cobK gene encoding precorrin-6A reductase, translating into MMKKPVFWIIAGTTEGRELVGALRRSNAEVYVSVATDYGRELIQAGRNIHIQARRLSPEEMKAFIGEVKPDCVIDTTHPYARVVTDNIREACLETSTDYIRLQRAEDQSYQEKTVSDPKVSDNIISVNSSREAAQILNETTGNIYLTCGSKEIDAFTIVRDYRERVFARVLPMPEVMAKCEMLGFKKSNISYMQGPFSTELNIAMLQAAKADFLVTKDSGIAGGFREKMEAARELGITVILIKRPEPGAVVTNQGEQTDQADNTDKVDIVDPHQTVWSGQCTITAKDELLQKLVTDYSLEWQQEHPWFPLFISLENKKIVIFGGGKIAARRIRTLLQFKASITVIAPEIIPELEADLAINETCSVYRRHYTEGDCQGACLVLAVTSDSHVNRQIAEECTRHGIPISVADAKELCTFYFPAVIRRGNMVIGLTASGEDHRGVRKAADKLRLHVDELLE; encoded by the coding sequence ATGATGAAAAAGCCGGTATTCTGGATCATTGCCGGGACAACTGAAGGAAGGGAATTGGTCGGTGCGCTGCGCCGCAGCAACGCCGAAGTCTATGTTTCAGTGGCCACCGATTATGGCCGGGAATTGATTCAGGCTGGCAGGAATATTCACATTCAGGCCCGGCGTTTGAGCCCGGAGGAAATGAAGGCTTTCATCGGGGAGGTTAAGCCGGACTGCGTGATCGATACTACGCACCCTTATGCCCGGGTCGTAACGGATAATATCCGGGAAGCGTGCCTTGAGACATCAACAGACTATATCCGGCTGCAAAGAGCAGAGGATCAATCATACCAAGAAAAAACAGTATCTGATCCGAAAGTATCGGATAATATCATCAGCGTAAATAGCAGCAGGGAAGCAGCCCAGATATTAAACGAAACCACCGGCAACATTTACCTGACCTGCGGGAGCAAGGAAATCGACGCCTTTACTATAGTCCGGGACTACCGGGAAAGAGTTTTTGCCAGAGTCCTGCCCATGCCGGAAGTGATGGCAAAGTGCGAAATGCTTGGCTTCAAAAAGTCCAACATCAGCTATATGCAGGGTCCTTTTTCCACGGAGCTGAATATCGCGATGCTGCAAGCAGCCAAGGCTGACTTCCTGGTCACCAAGGATTCCGGTATCGCCGGAGGATTCCGGGAGAAAATGGAGGCAGCCCGGGAACTCGGTATTACCGTTATACTGATTAAGCGTCCCGAGCCTGGCGCCGTGGTAACCAATCAAGGGGAGCAGACAGATCAGGCAGATAATACAGATAAGGTAGATATTGTAGATCCACATCAGACAGTATGGTCAGGGCAATGTACCATTACCGCTAAAGACGAGCTTCTACAAAAATTGGTTACAGACTATTCGTTGGAATGGCAGCAGGAGCATCCTTGGTTTCCGCTCTTTATCTCCCTGGAGAATAAAAAAATTGTTATCTTCGGGGGCGGGAAAATCGCGGCAAGAAGAATCAGAACCTTGCTGCAATTTAAGGCCAGCATAACGGTGATTGCCCCAGAAATCATTCCGGAGCTTGAAGCAGACCTCGCAATCAATGAAACGTGTTCCGTGTATCGCCGCCACTATACTGAAGGAGACTGTCAGGGTGCATGTCTGGTCCTGGCCGTAACCAGTGATTCCCACGTAAACCGACAAATTGCTGAAGAGTGCACACGCCATGGCATTCCAATCAGTGTTGCGGATGCCAAAGAACTCTGTACATTCTATTTCCCGGCTGTGATCCGACGAGGAAATATGGTGATCGGGCTGACGGCCAGCGGGGAAGACCATAGGGGGGTCAGGAAGGCTGCAGATAAGCTCAGACTGCACGTGGATGAATTACTGGAATGA
- the hemC gene encoding hydroxymethylbilane synthase, with the protein MGKRKIIVGSRDSRLAVIQSEMIMGMIRENHPELELELITMKTTGDVILEQTLDKIGGKGLFVKELDKALNEGVIDIAVHSLKDMPAELPKDLPIVAFSQREDPRDVLVLPLHMESMANMDKEKAVGCSSARRTIQLHDLYPGFQVKPVRGNVITRLRKLDSGEFSALLLAYAGLKRLSLESRISKIFSTEDMIPSAGQGILAIQGRKGEDLSFLQCVNNKDSQSAALAERAFIQTLDGGCSSPAAAFAEVAHNEIRITGLHVDVITGAQARGTISGNTEDAAELGHRLAVKLLSEVK; encoded by the coding sequence ATGGGAAAAAGGAAAATAATCGTTGGCAGCCGGGATAGCAGGCTGGCGGTAATCCAGTCAGAGATGATCATGGGAATGATCCGGGAAAACCATCCTGAACTGGAACTGGAGCTTATCACCATGAAAACCACAGGGGATGTTATTTTGGAACAAACTCTTGATAAAATCGGTGGTAAAGGTCTTTTTGTCAAAGAATTGGATAAAGCCTTGAACGAGGGTGTGATCGATATCGCGGTACACAGCCTGAAAGATATGCCGGCTGAACTTCCGAAGGATCTGCCTATCGTGGCTTTTTCCCAAAGAGAAGATCCCAGAGACGTCTTGGTCCTGCCACTGCATATGGAATCGATGGCGAACATGGACAAAGAGAAAGCGGTAGGCTGTTCCAGTGCGCGACGGACGATCCAGCTTCATGATCTTTATCCGGGATTTCAGGTCAAACCGGTCCGGGGCAACGTAATAACCCGCTTAAGAAAACTGGATAGCGGCGAATTCAGTGCCTTGTTGCTGGCTTATGCCGGACTCAAACGCTTATCATTGGAAAGTCGGATCAGTAAAATTTTCTCTACTGAGGATATGATCCCTTCAGCCGGCCAAGGGATACTCGCAATCCAAGGCAGAAAAGGGGAAGATCTTAGTTTCCTGCAATGTGTTAATAACAAGGATTCACAAAGTGCAGCGCTGGCGGAGAGAGCTTTTATCCAGACACTGGACGGAGGATGCAGTTCGCCTGCTGCCGCCTTTGCCGAGGTAGCCCATAATGAAATCCGGATCACGGGTCTGCATGTCGATGTCATTACCGGCGCCCAGGCGAGAGGTACAATCAGCGGGAACACCGAGGATGCTGCGGAATTAGGACATCGTTTAGCCGTGAAACTGCTTTCGGAGGTAAAATAA
- the cobA gene encoding uroporphyrinogen-III C-methyltransferase — MENRKTGKIWLVGAGPSDAGLLTLKGLRVLQDAEVVVYDKLVGIEILNLIPKEAKKIDVGKLPTYHRVPQEEINRILLAEALEGKRVVRLKGGDPFMFGRGGEELELLSERKIPFEVVPGVTSAIAVPAYAGIPVTHRDFCSSLHIITGHTKEGEAPNIDFQAAVNMKGTLVFLMGVSAVKSISEGLLNAGMAADMPAAVIEKGTTARQRRLLTTVGSLPEDVAKTEIHNPAVIVIGKVCSLAENFEWAGLRPLAGKRVVVTRPEKLNSVLSQKIRDLGGEAVEFPCIQTRAIRENPEFNAALEQIRDYHWLVFSSAVGVETLFDKMKEMKRDIRELYGLKIAVIGSGTAKPLTQRGMYADYMPETFNVASLAEGLTKVLAPGERVLVLRAREGSDDLNQIFDREGIVYDDIPVYDTVYEADGNSFSKDIIQAYDFDYAAFTSASTVKGFVNALPELDFTKVNAVCIGEETAKTAEAYGMHCITAEKATLDSMVEAIANLIGK; from the coding sequence ATGGAAAACAGGAAGACAGGAAAAATCTGGCTGGTCGGAGCAGGCCCGTCGGATGCAGGACTTTTAACGCTGAAAGGTCTTCGTGTCCTGCAAGATGCGGAAGTCGTCGTCTACGACAAACTCGTCGGGATTGAGATATTGAATCTTATTCCAAAAGAAGCGAAAAAGATCGATGTTGGCAAACTGCCGACCTATCATCGTGTCCCGCAGGAAGAAATCAACCGGATCCTGCTGGCAGAAGCACTGGAGGGCAAACGTGTCGTCCGCCTGAAAGGTGGAGACCCGTTTATGTTCGGACGGGGCGGCGAGGAGCTGGAACTTTTATCTGAACGTAAGATCCCCTTCGAAGTGGTACCCGGCGTCACATCCGCCATCGCTGTTCCGGCTTATGCAGGGATCCCGGTGACGCACAGAGATTTTTGTTCCTCACTGCATATCATTACCGGCCATACCAAGGAAGGCGAGGCACCCAATATTGATTTTCAGGCTGCGGTCAATATGAAAGGAACCCTGGTCTTTTTGATGGGGGTCTCCGCAGTTAAAAGTATCTCCGAGGGACTATTAAATGCGGGTATGGCTGCCGATATGCCGGCAGCGGTCATTGAAAAAGGAACCACAGCCAGGCAGCGCAGGCTGCTGACCACTGTCGGCTCGTTGCCCGAGGACGTGGCCAAAACAGAAATTCATAACCCAGCAGTCATCGTGATTGGAAAGGTTTGTTCTCTGGCGGAGAACTTCGAATGGGCAGGACTGCGTCCCCTTGCCGGCAAACGGGTGGTGGTCACCCGGCCCGAGAAACTCAATTCTGTGCTCAGTCAGAAGATCCGTGATCTGGGCGGAGAAGCGGTGGAGTTTCCGTGTATCCAAACCAGAGCAATTCGTGAAAATCCTGAATTTAATGCTGCTTTGGAACAGATCAGGGACTATCATTGGCTGGTGTTTTCCAGCGCCGTCGGTGTGGAGACCCTTTTTGATAAAATGAAGGAAATGAAGCGCGACATCCGTGAACTCTACGGGCTTAAGATTGCGGTTATCGGCAGCGGAACAGCGAAGCCGCTTACGCAGCGCGGCATGTATGCGGACTATATGCCGGAAACCTTTAATGTGGCCAGTCTGGCCGAGGGATTGACCAAAGTCCTGGCTCCAGGGGAAAGGGTTCTTGTCCTCAGGGCCCGGGAAGGATCCGATGATTTGAATCAGATATTCGACCGGGAAGGCATTGTCTATGATGATATTCCCGTCTATGATACTGTTTATGAAGCCGACGGCAACAGCTTTTCCAAGGATATTATACAGGCCTATGATTTTGATTATGCCGCCTTTACGAGCGCTTCCACAGTGAAAGGCTTTGTCAATGCCCTGCCGGAGCTTGATTTTACCAAAGTTAACGCCGTTTGTATTGGGGAGGAAACGGCGAAGACTGCCGAGGCCTATGGTATGCATTGTATTACTGCTGAAAAAGCGACGTTGGACAGTATGGTTGAGGCGATTGCCAATCTCATTGGTAAATAA
- the hemB gene encoding porphobilinogen synthase yields MDVIRPRRLRKDPITREMVRETRLAKSALIYPLFITEGNGIEENIAAMDGQKRYSPDRVEYAVESVIKAGINSILLFGVPEHSHKDESGSEAFNENGALQQAVRKIKTSFPQCNVITDVCLCEYTSHGHCGLLDGREVDNDRTLPILAKVAVSHAQAGADMVAPSDMMDGRVQAIREALDQHHFTNIPIMSYSAKYASSFYGPFREAAGCAPSFGDRKTYQMDYHNQREALRESELDVQEGADILMVKPALAYLDVIARMKDTFDLPLAAYSVSGEYSMIKAAAKAGLIDEAAMVCETTVAIFRAGADMLITYFAPEIAAYITEGRIG; encoded by the coding sequence ATGGATGTAATCAGGCCAAGGCGATTAAGAAAAGACCCAATTACCCGGGAAATGGTACGTGAAACCCGTCTGGCGAAGAGTGCACTGATCTATCCGTTGTTCATCACGGAAGGAAACGGGATTGAAGAAAACATTGCGGCGATGGACGGACAGAAACGGTACAGCCCGGACCGGGTCGAATATGCGGTTGAATCGGTTATCAAGGCAGGAATCAACAGTATCCTGTTGTTCGGTGTACCGGAACACAGCCATAAGGATGAAAGCGGCAGTGAAGCCTTTAACGAAAACGGAGCGCTGCAGCAGGCAGTGAGGAAAATCAAAACAAGTTTTCCCCAGTGCAATGTCATCACGGATGTCTGCCTCTGCGAATATACCAGCCATGGCCACTGCGGTTTGCTGGACGGCCGGGAAGTGGATAATGACAGGACACTGCCGATATTGGCAAAAGTCGCAGTTTCTCATGCCCAGGCCGGCGCGGACATGGTGGCACCATCCGATATGATGGACGGCCGGGTTCAGGCTATTCGCGAAGCACTTGATCAGCATCATTTTACTAATATCCCCATCATGTCTTATTCAGCCAAATATGCATCTTCTTTTTACGGCCCGTTTCGCGAGGCGGCAGGGTGTGCGCCATCCTTCGGCGACAGGAAAACCTATCAGATGGATTATCACAATCAGCGGGAGGCCTTGCGTGAATCGGAGCTCGATGTCCAGGAAGGCGCAGATATCTTGATGGTCAAACCGGCCTTAGCTTACCTGGATGTGATAGCCCGGATGAAAGATACATTTGATCTGCCGCTGGCGGCCTATAGCGTCAGCGGAGAGTACAGCATGATCAAGGCAGCAGCCAAGGCGGGACTCATCGATGAGGCCGCCATGGTCTGCGAAACCACCGTCGCCATTTTCCGGGCAGGGGCTGATATGCTTATTACCTATTTTGCACCGGAAATTGCCGCTTATATCACGGAAGGCAGAATAGGCTAA